The Gossypium hirsutum isolate 1008001.06 chromosome A13, Gossypium_hirsutum_v2.1, whole genome shotgun sequence nucleotide sequence ccttagaTGCTtgggccgtgtgtgtcacacgggccatcagcacatCCATGTTGTAATGAGCACACAggtgtgttgcccttccacacgggcgtgtgctctgcTTCAAGGGTCATTTTTATTAAGTCGGTTTAAGGACCCCAATTGGTTCCGAATGGCTTCCAATgaatgtttgaggcctcgtaggcctataTTAAGGAGATTTAACAAAGTtcggaaaagttttaaatttgatcaagtctagGTGACTTGGAAATGTttaaatgcatgtgtttaagtttagtaacgcctcgtattccgtCCCGGCGTAaggcacgggtgtggggtgttacaaaatccaaATAATGTCTCACGAAAGGCTACTTTATAATCTTCTGTTTGACTCAGCGGGGGGAAAGGGACTATTGTTATACCTCTCCATCAATTAGACATGCGTTATCACTAGACACATTGTTGACCTATGCATTGAATCCTTCTGAAGCAATACCTCAATAAGCCACCCATGTCTAAGTATAAACACTATCCTAGTGTGAACACACTTCCAAGGCAATAAGGTTTTTATTTAGGCATGACTACCTCGTATATATAAAGTCTCATAATATAATGACATTATTATCCTTTATGCATTTAGTGGGGGTTAAATGAATATCCTGCCACGTCATATCAACGGATAAGAGGACCTCTTCTATAAATACCTAGATGAACGATGAAGAATGGATCGAACTTTCAATACCCTAAAATTACTCTATGCAATCATCCTTTTAAACCAACATGTTCTCTTTTTAGGTAAACCGATCTCCATTGCACCATTGTGATCTCCTCCTTGCTTCTCTTCCCTTGTTGTATgttatatcaacaaattctatTTGGATAATAAAAAGTTTACATATAAGTTCCAATACAATAAAGTTGTTATGGTgttaatgaaattagaattgagttgaaaattatttaattagaattaattaactgttttaataattaaaatttgaaagaatatttaattattgatttaattaaaCATGTGAATTTGACTATTGATTTAAATCAAGAGAGATAAACTAGTATAATTGAACAGCTTTTGGATCGATGGCTAATTTGTCGCTCAAAGGGCCTATAGTGTGCTACCAACTTTGACACATGGAAACACCTCCATCCCTTGTCTATCTATTTGGCTTTTTAGCCTCTAGGTGAGATGTCATTAACCGCCAAATCCATATTTCTTTTTTGGTGTAATCAAAGTATCCTTCATGTCCATTTTATAGTTTGTGGAGATTAGTCTTTTCGGGGTTGGTGGCTATTTCTCCCAACATTGTTGTCTTTATAGTTTGAAATTAAATTCTCGAGTACAATAAACTTTACCATTACATCCAACACTtgttaataataacaaaatccATATTTGAATATGAAGAAAAAAATCAGCGTCATATTCGTGAAGTATATTTCctcaacttgaaaattttaacttttatatgaAAATCATGTTGCTCTCCCTAATAGCTATATATCCTTTTTGTACTGTTACTgaagtaattttttttcaattgcattatttattgtttttgttcaaatatatttttaatttttaaaaatttctctaatattgtttttatattttttctgattttttatagaattttaaatatttatcaaaaaataattttttaattaatttttttattttaaattatttccaatTTTTTAGAACTAGGACTAAATTAAAAGGATGTGTGaatattgagagttaaatttgtataaacttttttaaaactaagaccaaattttcaaaatgtgtaaaaattaggagctaaatttattattatgctaatAGAAAAAAGTTAGACTAATGTTCTGTAAATGAATTAAGGGGAAAAGTGaccaaaatatcatatatatatatatatatataaaagaaattgaaaatttttgtaattaaattataaaaataaaaacaatctgGTAACCAATATAATTTAGGCTTACATTTAAATGACAAGAAGTACGAAACATGCTTCCGTCTAGCTTTTTCAGTTATGATGGATCACGAAAACAATCTATTTTCTTCTTAAACGTCCAAAAAGAGTAAAATTAAAACTTCTCTATTAAGAGAATCAtattttcgggttttttttttctttctatttcaatAACAAGAGTAAACATCATCATAGGTTCTTAGTTATATACACAAAGAAATATaatactaatataaaattaaaataacttttctatatttataataatattttaataatctatgcattatattcatattttattaatataaataatgcttgacaaatttttaataatttatttaattatttcatcgttaaatacattaattaaattaatgaatgTAATACAATTTAAAACTTTACTCATACAATAAGTAAATTGAATGTAAAATTAGAGATTTGAGTTACATAGGCCTTGCAATTATAACTATGAGTTTATTTGCACTAAATTCacctattaaattattaaatatagatgtacaagttatattttattagttagatatctattttattttttaagaataatttaaattcaattatcattGTATGgatgtaaaattatttcaattttgatGATGCATGCTCTATTTAAATTCCATCCTCAATATGTATAGTGCTATAAACATGCAATATTGTAGGTTTATACTTGGGAGTATGCTATGAAAGTGTAGGAGATAAAACAAGATTTTTGTGACTATTAGAGGAGAAAGAAAAGTTTGGTCCACCCATCTTTGTGGTTTCtttaatttacatatttcatttttttttctttgtctcaCTTTGGATTTTTCTTCTTTCAGTTTTGTATCATTAATTTAATCTTCTCTGCTACAATATCTTTAATTTTTTGGATTATTTGTATATAAGTTGAGGGTAAAAAGATATatcttaaatttaataataagaaatttaatttttttagataagaTTTTCGATTCGGAGCTTATGATTAAAGAAAATAATACTAGAAAAAATTATCTCAAAAAGTTAAGTATAACCCAATTTAAATCCGAAACACTTTATATGGAGGTAACTTTTGAATACCCAAACCAGAGGGAAAGAGAAAACGAGACTAAATATATGGAGGTATTGGTGTCCATGCTAAGTTAAAAGGGTTATTTAGGAATGGGCGTTTCCGgtaaaaaaacaacaaatttaagaAACATGATTGCatttaaatatgaataaaatggaaattttttataaaaaattaaaatgatataaattattaaaaggaaataaagttTATAATATATGGAAATTACTTgtttaaaagtggaaaaaaaaaacttggataTCTGAATAAAAGACAAAGCAGAGCATAACCAAGCATAAAATTAGATTGTagaatttaagtaattttatatttttaagaaaattgtccgaaaacaattaaataatcataaattgATTCTGTTAATAATGGGTATTGATTTATtgctattaattaaaaattatttaattatcattttaaaagaaATGCGTTTAGTgtattattttactaaattttaaaaaataattttttttataaatacacTCATTTCAATGATTTTTGAGATGTATTCAAGCTGATAAAATTAATatgcataaaaaaatatattttattattaataaatattgtgCACATTACAACCGAATGTGCAAACTGAATGTGCGAACCAACAAGAATACAaacaatatgtatgttattgaagCTGATGTGGCATTAATGTAaggtaatatatatacatgccttCCTCGTGTTGGATATTTTGTGCAAGAGCCTTTTCttctgttgttgttgttgtttttttctttctttctctctctctttctcctctttcttcatttttagtttagtttttcaaTTGTGGTTAGAAAAGGAGATTATGGGTAAGCTCATAGAAGAGAAGGCTCTTGATCAGAAATTGAATGGCCATCAGCATCGTGATCACGATCATGCTCGTCAAAAACCTGGgcttaataataattataataataaaagccTTGAAGAGAAAGTTTCAGAGTTTTTGTACAATGATTTTGCCGAATCAGATGGTAGTTGTGTTAATGATGCAACAACCGATGGCTATGGATCAGATGGTAATGAATCCAATGATTCTATCCAACACACCCTTTACTGGGAATCCCAGCAGGCCTTGCTTCAGGTACATTTCTATCTCTCTTTTATCATcatacaatttaaataatttctttttaatcaGATTGTTGTTAATGTAAAGAAATAATGGTGAATATCGTCATCTATGAATGTTAAAACACAAATCTAATAAAACTCTTTCATATTCTATTCACACTCTCTTCTTTAATACAAATTAAtcaataaattgaatataaatagaTAGATAAATAGGCAGATGAGTacgaattaaattataaatttctaaaaagaatcgaattataaattataatgttTGAAAgtagtaaaataatattaagtgtgaaaatgaaaatattgtaTTTTAGTGTGGggcttttttttcaaaatgatatCATGATATTATTTTCCTGGTAATGGTTTCAAGTGATGAAAAATCTGAAATAGCAGACAAATAATGGAGTAGCTTTCAATTCACAGGAATAAACCTAAGCAATTGATAGGTGTATCTACGAACCACGAAAATTTATACGACCCTTAATTTACTTCCATTAAAAGcttgattttcttttctcttattttttaaattactgataatctaaattattaaatttgtggTTGGATTATGGTGTGCTTGTTTTTCAAATGAATGATTCTAATTAATCCACATGTTTGGTTACTAATGTGATCCCCTTTTTATGAATGGATgatattcttttattcattcaactCCAGCCTTATATTCATCCAAAACAGAAATCCAGCCTaataattactaatttatatATGTAATGCTGTATATAAAGTTTGAACTGATAAAAACCATTATtgttatttaggttaaaattttcagtcaattttagtttttatatttttcaaattttaaaattttagtcctaatcCAAATAATATGTAAGTTGTTGATTTAGTCtttattattcaatttgatcatttttagcctttatattttaaaataaaaaattctagttCTAATTTATATGGTACTCATCAAATCCATTAATTAAAGTAAcatgtttttttataaataaataatatatgaaaacaaaaaattgaCATGACATTATACATGTGATTATGTGTTTGTCgtataagattttaaaaatagtagaatttaacttaacaaaatttaacaGTTACCATTTgatcaagattaaaattataaaattaaaaaaatgtacaaACACTAAAAATGGCCAAAATAGActatacttaatttttatttttacttttttaaatattgagtacataattaaattttttatgattataatattgaGAGAGGGAGGGGGTTGAACTGATATCACCTAAGTTGGAAGCAAAGTCTTGGCTATAATTAAAAAGTGGGTATGAGAATAAATAAAGTTGTGAGAGATAttgaattcaaataataaaattattcaggGTGAAGCAGTGGTCTTAGTATCTTATTTTGATTTCTCTGAATTTAAATGATTATATATGGATGCTAAAACAAAAAATTCCTAGCTTTGCATTAGATTTCATTTCTTGAAAGTTGCATGAAGATGTCATGTTAAAAATCGAATATCGGATTCAGTCTGAAATTAGAGTTGCCTTCCAGGAAATACTAGAGCGTTATATGTTAATAGGTTCCAAGTTACGGCAAGAAGTTAATGGAATAATAGAGGAAGCCAAAGAGACGGAGTTTTGTAGCTGCATTAATCAATATCAAACCTTAAGCTTTGATATTGGTTGCATCAACTGCTTGCGCAAGAGAGTTATAAATCTGCTTTGTCACAAAGGCCTTAAGGCCACTCTCTGTGTTTCTAAGTGGAAACACACCAAAAACTATCCCGCAGGTttggttttctttaaattattcGTGTCGTGTTTATGTTGTTTTTCGTGTGAAACTGAAGATTCAGGATTTATTCATTAGGGTCACATGAATACATCGAGGTGATGGCAAGCACACAAGGGCGAAAGAAGCAAATCCCACTTGTAATCGAATTGGAATTCAGGGACCAATTCGAGATCGCGAAAGCATGCGACGAGTACATGAAACTGGTAGACAAATTACCGTTGTGTTACGTAGGCAAAACTGAGTACCTCAACCCTATCGTGGGAGTGATGTGCGATGCTGCCAAAAGGTCAATGGAGGAGAAGAAACTGCATATGGGTCCTTGGAGAAAGCGAAGCTTCATGCAGATGAAATGGTCTGGTACTTCCGAGCGACGATCCCTTAACGACGAACCCTTGAGGCAACTACTTCATCAATCCTGCTCAAAATCTTCCAAACCTGCTGCCGCAGGAATCATTTCCAAACGAAAACTTGACGCTTCTTGCTGATACAGATGCTGGGGGATGCATTTTTGGTCTCATGATTAAGTGATTCCATAGTTTTCAACCTAATGAATACTATAATGTACGATCAATGGCAAATGTTAGTGATAAATATATGAAACCGCAAAATAATGATTGCTATATATATAATTGAGACGAGCCCTCAGTATTTTTGTACTATGAGAGACACAGAGAAAGAGAGAGatcatatattagaaattttgtTAAGGAAAGAAAGATCCAAGTCCAGTGCTGCTGAATGGGGCACCAACTTTGTATCTTGAGAGACATTAAAGTGTGAATACAGGGTCATATAGCCATAACAAGCAGGAATTGGATAATTGTACCGGAATTTATGTAAACAGTTTGATTCACAGCCAAGTTTTGCAATAATACCATCTGCATTGCTTATTAAGTGTATAGGCTACACTACAATCTAACATGGTTCTTTCACCTGTAACATGATCTATCTTGCAATCTTTCATTTGCAACTCTCCCATTACTCATATGATACCTCccttttactattaaaaaaaagatagttccattttcttttatatttatccAAGAAGTAGCAAAGCTGTGTAGAATTTAGTTTTCGGTATCTACTAAGTCTATGTTTAGAGTGGAGGTGAAGAAGGGAAAGTAAAGAAAAGGATAACCTTTTTCCCTCATTTGGATAGACATCATAAGTTAGGCTAAGAAAAGCAAAGAAtgttgagttaaatttttttatgtacaCCAATTTGAGGGAAAGCTAAGGAAAGGAAAGTAGAATAAGTTTTAAGATtgtattctcttttttttataaataatcctatgaaaatattataattataaaaattgattataattaatcttttttttccCCTTCCACTATTTATCCAaagaaaaactattaaaattactTAACTTTCCTTCCCTTTACTAAACTTCAATGAtgcaaataatataataaataattgtttACTTAAATTAGCTTTCCACTCTTttactttcctttcctttactaCTTTTAATCTGAATATAGTGTAAGGGATGAATTGACAGAGCTCAATTTATTATCGTAAATTTGGTTCGTTAGAATAGAATAGAAGAGAAGTACCATAATTATTTGGAAAAAATGAAATACAGGGAGAGTGGGTTGAATATAACAGACAAGGAATAGTATTACATTCTTTCATGAGTGAAAGAATTAGGTGAGTAATGGACTAAATctcaatttatattattaatatcttATAAAAGTTTAAATAAGTCATATTTCTTGATCAAactatttactaaaatatttttataattatataaaatttaaatttaaaaatatttataaaaataaattattatattttaatattttaaaatgttatttaatataataaaataaaaaatttaataaattgataatttgatttaattttaaggataaatattaaatataataagatagaaaatatttaataatatatattaaaaacaataatattttactctaatttaaagaaaaatattaaatataaatatttatactaTGTACTAAGGTTGAACTGAACTACTTTTAAGACTTGAACTTAGCAATTACTCTCATATTAaggttgaattttttatttttattttttgccaaGTTAGCCTTTGAAATTGACAATTGTTTTTGCATTAGAACCTGAACTTTTCTTTATCCAAGTTAGTCtttaaacttgacaattgttcctACATTAGGCcttgaattgtttttttttttgtccaagttagtcaTTTATATTTCCTTGAAAAGCTTGAAGTTCAGGccccaatatgaaaataattaccAAGTTCATGCCCTAATATGAAAACAATAGCTAAGTTCAGGGATGAACTTGGACCAAAAAAGTTCAAGCCCCAATGTGGAATCAATTGCCTAGTTCAGGCCTCGAGATAGAACAACTACCAAATTCAAGGACTAATTAGACCAAAAAACAAAGTTCAGACCATAAATAGTGATTTGACCCTCAATTCTTTAATTGAGTTGGCATCATAAATCAACCCAGCACCAATTCAATTGGATAATAACGCTAAAACACTAttattttacaaagtaaattatattttttatgtgtttttatctttttatatctttcatatagaaatagaaaaatacacACAGAAcaagatttgaatttaagacactataatttttaatgagataaatctaaaaattatatatgaattttggttCACTGTGCAATTTTATTCATGACATTTTGAATTGATTCATTTGTAGTTATTGATATAACACCATTTGGTGTTTCCATATTACATATACAGATAATTttactaatataatataaaataaattgacatttatttaaatatgtataactaaatcaaaaaaaattatgtatatatttgaatcaaaattaaaatttaatgtgtataattacataaaattaaaattcaaatattaaattacaaattaaatcaaaatttatatatagtttttatatttatcccattttaacattttaattttactattttaattaaagcacaatttaattttttattaaatatatttattacatcaTTCTCATTTTTAATTACCATAAACTAATTACTTTTACGCGCTAGAttgtaattacttttttttttatcaaatatacatatataaaacaatattatttaacttcaatataaaaaataaaaaattatacgtaatttgttaaaattaatttaatttgtacagactttttattttattttatttccattttaggttatatttgataaattaaaaaatttaagtattagaagaaataattctttaaaaaataagtgttgaaaattatgtgttaaatttaagttataaaatatatttagtaaattatttaaaattaaatactgaATATAATTAGGTTGATTGATAAAGGATAATATAatcctaaataaaataaaataaaaacaattgaatatATTCtttattaagtgataagtaggtCGCAATTTACTCATCATTTTCtacattttttgtaaaaaaaaattatctagtATTTTTTTCATTGTGGGTTATTAAAagtgtttaaaaaattaagttgctcaaaatattaattttcagttaattgaatttttttcatcTCTCTACAAAATAATCACCAATTTTTCAATTCTTGGCAACATTGTTACCTCTAGCTACCGCCATTAGTCACCGTATCCTCACCTTAAAATCCTATATTTCACCTTCAACTGCCGAtatatcaagaaacccattttacctttttttttcattggCTTCAAATGCTCCAATATTTTGATTTGTTCTTCTTTAGGATTTGTGCCTTTAGTGTACTTATTTTGTTTTTACCTACCCGTAAATTTCAAATTACTTGAATAAATAAATGTTTCCAAATGATTATTTCCATGAATGTCCTCAATGATTGTTGCATGTAAAgtaaaatatataagtaaatattgACTCACTTATTACCTAATTTTagctaatattaagttgcattaacCAACAAGTGTTGGGTGCAATGATAAGACACATTGCACTCCTAAGTGGAGACGCAAGTTTGAACATTGGGATGACATTGTTGGGAGCGGCAGCCATGAACCCCAAACATGACCTTAAAATGGACATGAAgaatacaaaataaatattaagttgcattacaTGTATTAGTTGTAATAtaagaagacaacttatattagtagataatttaAATGGTTCATAATCCATTGGGTCTAATTGAACAAATAACTCATGTTAGGGCTATTTTGTCGTCTACAAGTCCAATTTGGGAGATAGCTTGTATTGACTATTGAAGTTGGATTGACTCTTGGAAATAGATATACAGATGTGATTATTTAGATTTACAAGACACCGAACATGACCCAAGTTGAATTGGTCTTAGATCTATTTATGGGTTGATTcatttgtgacattcatggtgtggcTTGCCTAAATCTTAATTAAGTGAATGACCATATGTGCATGACTCATGTACTTATGCATGATATAGTTTAACTAACAATAATGGAATCATagcttaattaaaaaaagtaaatggtATCCTTTAAAAGATATTATATGGTTAATGAAAATGGAATATGGTCATGGATAATTTGTTTGATACATGATTTAATCATTGTTGATATAAGGATCATTTTCATTGTGTGAAATATAATGATGAGTATGAGATAAAAATGGATTGATTTAGGTGAACTGATCTAACCTAAAAGGATCATGAATACCCTATAAGGTAACACATatatgacaatgtcattggatAAAAAGCTtgatataaatatcttttatagtGGCATGTAATTAAGAGTTTTGTCTTGATACCTTTTGTAATGTTATCTTTGATCCATAAAGCTTTTGAAATAACAGTTTTTAAGACTAACTTTCTATTTTATCCCTTAAGTCATTTATgttagaaaacaaaagaaatatattagaaaATGATTTCAagtccaaaaaaataataattcaaaaaaacttattttaattgattttaatcaTATCTTATGTTCTTGAGTTAACAGAATGCCTTTGAACATGTTTTAAACACATTTTAAGTCATTCTAGGCATTTTTCTATAGTAAGTAAAGTGTTGATACTTGTTATTTAGGTATTAGTATCAAACCCAAAATTATCGATATTGACTTCATGGTATTGATACCCCTATGTTTCTAACAACTACTTTTTTAGAAGTATCAAAACTAAAGATTGTAGGGGAACTTTCATGTGagaattaaatgttataaatgGCTAGTTTTACTCCCCCAACAACCTTATATGGCTAAAAATCAAAGAGAAACCTTAAATAGTATCCAATAATActctaataaaattaaaagaacaaattTCAAAGATCAAAAGCTTATAATTCAATattcattcttttattcttctCATACACATACCTTGTACATAAACACTTGTTGAGTTTAGCTTCATTTCTTTATTCAAGTGTTTGTATTTGTTAGAGGTTACACTTTGAAAACACCCAAATTTGAGATGTTTCTTTCTTCACACGACTTTACCAATTTGTAAATTAGGAGAGATTCTAATTGAGTCTCTAAAGTTATAGAGGTTTTAGTTAATCCTTGAAAACTTGGAGGAAGTCTCTATTTAGTCTTATTAAAAGATAAGGAGTTGTAAAGGTTGTTCCTTGAAAGGtatcaattataaaaaaagagaaataggGAAATCCTTAACAAACGGGATAAGGCAATAGAGGTAGGCACTTGTTAGAATCGGGTTCCCATTTTTCCCAATTTCATTATGTGATAACGCGACTGATTGGTTAGACTTGTTAGAACTAGGTTCTATTACCACATAGAACGATCTCACGgaaaaaattattcataaatttttccCAATTAGTCAAACTATTTAGCTTTGGAGTGAGATCACAATCATTAAACAATTTGAAAGTGAATCCATGTACGAGGTGTGAGAGCAATTTAAGACGATCTATGGAGGTGCCCACCTCACGGGTTGTAAGCATGGATCCAGATACAAATATTTTACAATGGTGTTAATAGACACATTAGGTCTAACTTAACTAGAGCATCAGGTGGATCTCTCATGTTTCATACAATGAACGAGCCTACAAAATCATAAAAGACATGGCCATGAATTCGTATATGTGACCAAATGAGAGGTTCAGGTACCAATCGAAGCCTCCAATGGTGAAAGTGATGAATGAAGAGAATGATGATGCTCGATTCCAGCAAATACTAGAAAAGCTTAACTATTCGAAGACACCCATCAAGTCGATAAGAGTGAAGCCACATTATGAAAGCCAATTGGAGTAGGTGAGCTACATGAATAATAGGGGTTGAGATCTATATTCAAATACCTTCAATCTCGGTTGTTGAGATCATCTAAACTTTAAGTGGGGAGGCAATCAAGGAGGTGCAAGCCAAGCCAAAACTCAACAAAATCCTCCttattgataactcttgaaaagagttatatttcatgctttTAGATCTAGTTAATTGCAtgtacttaggtacatttagCTACATTCTAGgacatttcattagtatttttCTTGTTTAAGCGTTACATTAAAAGCATGGATTGTACTTAAATGTTAATCGTTTTTAATTGCTTGTGTAAAGGGTTGTGTGAGGTGGTGGATTGGCAGGTGCAGGTTGAGGAACGAGAAGAAAAAGAGTAAAGGTTTGTCAGAGCAAAAGGGGTAGACAATTTGTCCATGTCTAGTCAGCACTCAAAGTGTACTGGTTTTAAGCCCAGTTGAACTTGCACTAGATATATATACCCGAAAAAGAGGGAAGAAAATCATGGGCTATTGGATTTACCCTATGGAAAACGACTATAAAAGCTAAAGAAGGAAACCCTAGAAAGGGAGAGAGAACAAAAAAGAGATCCCTAGGTGGAAAAACATAGAGGGTAGCGACTGAGCAGAGACTGTAAGATGAAGATGAAAGCAGTCCCTTTCAGTCACTATAGGACACTGCATCACTAGAGTGTGGGCTGGATAAGTGAAAGCTACACTTTCGaagtttttcctttatttttttattactctttgtgaattgatttgatgaaaatgatgttgaataatcctttggatttgaattttaattgccgacccatgagctaaatcttatAGGGTTGAGATTACTTGatggaacttttattttctttaatgactgAAGCGTAGATTTTCTTTAATACACGGTTTTATTCAatggtttgtttttttttaagaaattacaTGTTTtcaaactctagacatagataGATGTACAACATGTTCATTAAATTAATCTAACTTTGACAATGTTAGGTTAatgagattgaaattgaatgatatgagcaagtgttTGACTGAATACTTGTAGCAAACTCTAGGCATAGATCAACGATCAtacagaaagaaaaaaatagtgcaAGGTACCGTGctaaaggcctatagacatatatcacttaaggcaaggtaacttgaggtcttATTCTCGAAAGAAGAAGACTATTTTAGAACTCTTCAGAGCAGTAGGTTGAATATGGTTTTGCCG carries:
- the LOC107895060 gene encoding uncharacterized protein, which codes for MGKLIEEKALDQKLNGHQHRDHDHARQKPGLNNNYNNKSLEEKVSEFLYNDFAESDGSCVNDATTDGYGSDGNESNDSIQHTLYWESQQALLQEILERYMLIGSKLRQEVNGIIEEAKETEFCSCINQYQTLSFDIGCINCLRKRVINLLCHKGLKATLCVSKWKHTKNYPAGSHEYIEVMASTQGRKKQIPLVIELEFRDQFEIAKACDEYMKLVDKLPLCYVGKTEYLNPIVGVMCDAAKRSMEEKKLHMGPWRKRSFMQMKWSGTSERRSLNDEPLRQLLHQSCSKSSKPAAAGIISKRKLDASC